From a single Amyelois transitella isolate CPQ chromosome 18, ilAmyTran1.1, whole genome shotgun sequence genomic region:
- the LOC106129024 gene encoding CXXC-type zinc finger protein 1, with translation MGDKKYKQSKADIAKQFNLPERQSKITTLLNQAGQAYCICRSSDSSRFMIACDACEEWYHGDCINISEREAKYIKNYFCDRCREEDPSLKTRFKPQKRENDVDSGRDDRKKKRKEKDYSENKSSKRPSTKDGCGDCAGCLQTHDCGHCDACEDMYGGSNKLKLKCKQRICIKSKKPSRQSSTRVKKKHHERESYDLEESIAHLQTAEARQCYGPQCTRAAQYGSKYCSSQCGIRLATARIYQVLPQRIQEWSLSSCEAEQKNRKSLEVVRSGMAKAQAALRALDKQHADLDTIVARAKNATVVYTDDKEADDETLTMYCITCGHEIHSRTAVKHMEKCFIKYEAQASFGSRHRTRIDGQSMFCDYYNPVNGTYCKRLRVMCPEHFKDPKVSDSECCGCPLVRNVFEPTGDFCRVPKKSCLKHYQWEKLRRAEIDMERVRQWLRLDELVEQERSIRLAMASRAGVLGLMLHSTYNHEVMERITNKVTENGKVKEGS, from the exons atgGGAGACAAAAAATACAAGCAAAGC AAAGCAGATATTGCCAAGCAGTTTAATCTTCCTGAGAGGCAGTCCAAGATCACAACATTGCTAAATCAAGCAGGGCAAGCATACTGCATCTGTAGGTCTTCCGACAGCTCACGGTTTATGAT AGCATGTGATGCCTGTGAAGAGTGGTATCATGGTGATTGCATCAACATATCTGAAAGAGAGGCAAAGTATATCAAGAACTATTTTTGTGACCGCTGCCGGGAAGAGGATCCTAGTTTAAAGACCAGGTTCAAGCCACAGAAGAGAGAAAATGATGTGGATTCAG GACGTGATGACAGGAAAAAGAAGCGTAAAGAAAAGGATTACTCAGAAAACAAGTCATCAAAGAGACCAAGCACTAAGGATGGCTGCGGAGACTGTGCAGGTTGCCTGCAGACACATGATTGTGGCCA TTGCGATGCATGCGAAGATATGTATGGTGGTAGCAACAAATTGAAGCTAAAGTGTAAACAACGAATATGCATAAAAAGCAAGAAACCTTCAAGGCAATCAAG CACAAGAGTGAAGAAGAAGCATCATGAACGTGAATCATATGACTTGGAAGAATCAATTGCTCACTTGCAAACAGCTGAGGCTCGGCAGTGCTACGGGCCTCAGTGTACGAGAGCTGCTCAGTACGGATCCAAATATTGTTCCAGCCAGTGTGGCATAAGGCTGGCTACTGCAAGGATATATCAG GTCCTTCCTCAACGCATACAAGAATGGTCGCTATCAAGTTGCGAAGCTGAGCAGAAGAATCGCAAATCTTTAGAAGTGGTCCGCAGTGGGATGGCCAAGGCTCAAGCGGCGTTGAGAGCGCTGGACAAACAACACGCGGATCTAGACACGATTGTTGCACGGGCGAAGAACGCTACTGTCGTCTATACCGATGACAAG gaAGCAGACGACGAGACGCTTACTATGTACTGCATAACATGCGGCCACGAGATCCACTCGCGGACCGCCGTCAAACACATGGAGAAGTGTTTCATCAAATACGAAGCGCAGGCTTCGTTCGGAAGCAGGCATCGTACGAGGATCGACGGCCAGAGCATGTTCTGTGACTACTATAATCCAGTTAATGGCACTTATTGCAAGCGGTTGAGG GTTATGTGCCCAGAGCATTTCAAAGATCCGAAAGTGAGTGATTCAGAATGTTGCGGGTGTCCTCTCGTCCGCAACGTGTTCGAACCTACGGGGGACTTCTGTAGGGTTCCCAAGAAGTCCTGTTTGAAGCATTACCAGTGGGAGAAATTGAGAAGAGCAGAGATCGATATGGAGAGAGTGAGACAGTGGCTGCGGCTTGATGAATTAGTGGAACAAGAGAGGAGTATTCGGCTGGCTATGGCGTCTAG ggCTGGCGTTCTGGGCCTCATGTTGCATTCGACGTACAATCACGAGGTGATGGAGCGTATTACCAACAAGGTCACGGAAAACGGCAAGGTCAAGGAGGGCTCTTGA